Part of the Rhodococcus sp. OK302 genome is shown below.
GCGCTCGCGAACTGCGCGCCGCCTGGGTTGTCGCTGCCGACGGCGGCCGCAGCACGATGCGCGAACTGAGCGGAATCCGCTTGCAGGGCAACAGTTACGAAGGTAATTACGTCATCGCAGATATCCATTGGGAGTCGGAACTTCCCGCCGAGCGCCTGGTCTGGTTCGACGCTCCCAGCAACCCTGGCTCGACCATCATCATGCATCGGCAACCTCGTGACATCTGGCGGATCGACTACCAACTCGACGCGTCCGACGATCCCGCGGACGAGACAGCGGAAGAGCGCATTCGCGATCGCATCACCCGCCACCTCGAATGGCTCCAGAGCGATATTCCGTGGACCCTGGAGTGGTTCGGCTTCTACCGCGCCCACGCGCTGGCACTGGAAGATTTCACCCACGGCCCCGTACTGTTCGCCGGGGATGCAGCGCATCTGGTTCCGATCTTCGGAGTTCGCGGACTCAACTCCGGAATGGAAGACGCCGAGACCCTGGCGTGGCAACTGGCCGCTGTCATCAACGGACAAGCTGATACCACTCTCCTGCAGGCATATTCGACGGAGCGTCGGAGCGCCTGGCAGCAGAACGTCGACAACGCCGGCAAGTCGACACTCATCATGTCTCCCGGCAGCCACGGATACCGGACCACCCGCGATGCCGTACTCGAACTTGCGACTACCCGAGGCGAATTCGCGCATCTGATCAATCCTCGGCAGTCGAGTGCCACCCATGCGCACCTCTCACCGCTGACGTGGCCCACGGCCCCGGGCACGCAGGGCGTACTCCCCGGCGATCCGCTCGAGGATCGAATCGTCGAAGTCCGCACTACGGATGGACTGTCGAAAACGTCGCTGAATCGCCTGCGCGGCTCGGGATTCGGAGTGTTGGCCTTCGGTATGTCCGCCGAGCAAGCATCCGAACTCGACAGACACGCTGCTGAGTTCGCTCACGCTCTTGCACCGGAAACGGTGCAGGTGACGACCGTGGGCGGAACTCACGGGGCGATCCCTGACACTCGTGGCGATCTCGCCTCATCGCTCGGTGCCGGGGATGGCGAAATCTTCGTGATCCGGCCCGACGGCCTGGTGCTGTGCCGGATCAGCGATCCCGCGCAGTTGATCGACGTTGCCAAGCATCTCACCGCCGGAACTGCTCCGACGCAGCTCGAAGCGACCGCCTCCGTGACGTCCGAGGCAGTTGGCGACGAGGCCCGCCGAGAGCATGTGTGGTTGTCTCTCTCCGACGCTCTCGACACTGCGGAACCGGCCGACCGAGAAGGCCTGCTGGTGCGCCTGGCCATGATCCTCGGTTCGCGGGCAAACAGCGAAGATTTCGACAAGGCTCTCGGGTCCGCCACCCGTTAGCCTCTCCACTGACGTTCAGCCGCGCCGGATTTCTCCGGCGCGGCTGAACCTTTTTTCACAGAACCTTCGCCCGGCCGCCAGGGTAAACGCTGAACGGGACTAGGCTCAGGGCGTACCGGCGCGCTTTCTGATGCCGCCGGTGTTCGACAGCAGCGCACCCAGCACTCAGTTGACAGTCCTGGTCCCGGCATTCTGCCAGCGCTTCTGCATTCTGCAGTTCATTCAGGCTCCGGTCTGAGATCTCTACCTGCACCTATCGAGAGATTTACAATTGAACAACGTACGTACCCTTGGAGTCATCGGGCAATCAAGCAAACCGGCAGAACGCCGGTTGCCGATTCACCCTGCGCATTTCGATCGCATCGACGCTGAACTTCGCTCGCGGATCTACCTCGAAGAGGGCTACGGCCATCGCTTCGGATACTCCGACGACTACTTGTCGCGTCTTGTTGCCGGAATCCGCACGCGGAAACAGATTTTGGCTGAAACCGATATCGTTCTCCTCCCGAAGCCAGTGGTGCGCGACCTCACCGACCTCCGTTCCGAGCAGGTGCTGTGGGGCTGGCCGCATTGCGTTCAGGACACCGAGTTGACGCAGATCGCGATCGACAAGAAGCTGACCCTCATCGCTTTCGAGGCGATGAATCACTGGCACAGCGACGGCTCGTTCAATCTGCATGTTTTCCATAAGAACAACGAACTGGCGGGCTACTGCTCGGTTCTCCACGCACTGCAGTTGATCGGCTCCACCGGAGACTACGGACGGCGACTCACGGCCGCCGTCATCGGCTTCGGGGCCACCGCACGAGGCGCCGTGACTGCGCTCAAGGCCCACGGAATCCACGAGGTCGACGTATTGACGCAGCGCGGCGTCACTGCCGTCGGCTCCCCCATCCACTCGGCTCGAATGGTGTCCTTCGACAACGAGACCGGTGACGTTCGAGGTAGCCACGTGATGCTCGACAATCACAGCGTGCCGGTCCCCGGATTTCTGGCCGAACACGACATCGTCGTCAACTGCGTACTGCAGAACACGGATTCACCGCTGACGTTCCTGACCGAAGAAGACTTGATGGACTTCCAGCCGGGCAGCTTGATCGTGGATGTGTCCTGCGACGAAGGGATGGGGTTCAGCTGGGCCCGTCCCACTTCGTTCGCGGAACCGACCTTCATCGTCGGCGACAACATCACCTACTACGGCGTCGACCACAGCCCGTCGTACCTGTGGAACTCCTCATCGTGGGAGATCAGCGAATCGCTTCTGCCCTACCTGCCGGGCGTCATGGCCGGGCCGACGGGCTGGAAAGAGGACGAAACCATCGAGAAGGCAATCGAAATCCGGGATGGTGTCATCGTGAACCCGGCTATCACGCGATTCCAGCATCGCTCGGAGGACTACCCACACCGCATTGTCGCGGAATAGGTGAGTAAATCAGCCCTGGCCGGCTGCCGCCGTGATCGGCGCCATGTCGAAGTAGTCGCGCCAGGCGCTGATCTTTCGGTCTCGAACTTCGAAGACACCCATCACCGGCAACGCCACCTCGGCGCCGTTGATGGTGAAGACGTCGACACGCTCGTTCATCACGACATCGCCGCTGGCGACCTGTCGC
Proteins encoded:
- a CDS encoding FAD-dependent monooxygenase, translating into MSTYFHPKKYAPEDFSSLSPSADALPVVIVGAGPVGMGVALGLAARGIPVTILEAADQVSFGSRAICVSRHSLEVAERLGFGAELEDIVLPWVGGRSYYRDQEVLHFRMASGEHDARGPMVNVSQSEFEQIMTDTLLAHPLVTFHWSSSIAGISRSDDEVTLTVDTAFGARELRAAWVVAADGGRSTMRELSGIRLQGNSYEGNYVIADIHWESELPAERLVWFDAPSNPGSTIIMHRQPRDIWRIDYQLDASDDPADETAEERIRDRITRHLEWLQSDIPWTLEWFGFYRAHALALEDFTHGPVLFAGDAAHLVPIFGVRGLNSGMEDAETLAWQLAAVINGQADTTLLQAYSTERRSAWQQNVDNAGKSTLIMSPGSHGYRTTRDAVLELATTRGEFAHLINPRQSSATHAHLSPLTWPTAPGTQGVLPGDPLEDRIVEVRTTDGLSKTSLNRLRGSGFGVLAFGMSAEQASELDRHAAEFAHALAPETVQVTTVGGTHGAIPDTRGDLASSLGAGDGEIFVIRPDGLVLCRISDPAQLIDVAKHLTAGTAPTQLEATASVTSEAVGDEARREHVWLSLSDALDTAEPADREGLLVRLAMILGSRANSEDFDKALGSATR
- a CDS encoding N(5)-(carboxyethyl)ornithine synthase yields the protein MNNVRTLGVIGQSSKPAERRLPIHPAHFDRIDAELRSRIYLEEGYGHRFGYSDDYLSRLVAGIRTRKQILAETDIVLLPKPVVRDLTDLRSEQVLWGWPHCVQDTELTQIAIDKKLTLIAFEAMNHWHSDGSFNLHVFHKNNELAGYCSVLHALQLIGSTGDYGRRLTAAVIGFGATARGAVTALKAHGIHEVDVLTQRGVTAVGSPIHSARMVSFDNETGDVRGSHVMLDNHSVPVPGFLAEHDIVVNCVLQNTDSPLTFLTEEDLMDFQPGSLIVDVSCDEGMGFSWARPTSFAEPTFIVGDNITYYGVDHSPSYLWNSSSWEISESLLPYLPGVMAGPTGWKEDETIEKAIEIRDGVIVNPAITRFQHRSEDYPHRIVAE